The Euphorbia lathyris chromosome 2, ddEupLath1.1, whole genome shotgun sequence genome includes a window with the following:
- the LOC136220718 gene encoding early nodulin-like protein 5 produces MKTPSFFLLFFSCIQLVASVDHIVGGENGWTIPKKDSQFYNLWASNHRFNLNDTLYFKYKKDSVMVVSEDEYKKCKGVHPLFFSNNGDTAFVVDKPGLLYFISGINGHCERGQKMIIKVLEPEPKPESDNPANKKNVSFKTLPISLTFIVLLTFSFLGLLVL; encoded by the exons ATGAAAACTCCATCTTTCTTCCTGCTTTTCTTCTCCTGCATTCAGCTCGTAGCTTCCGTTGATCACATTGTTGGTGGTGAGAATGGCTGGACTATCCCCAAGAAAGATTCTCAATTTTACAATCTCTGGGCCTCCAATCACAGGTTCAATCTCAACGACACTCTCT ATTTCAAGTACAAGAAAGACTCAGTAATGGTGGTGAGTGAAGATGAGTACAAGAAATGCAAAGGTGTTCATCCTTTATTCTTCTCCAACAATGGTGATACTGCTTTCGTTGTGGATAAACCTGGTTTATTGTACTTCATTAGTGGAATCAATGGACACTGCGAGAGAGGGCAGAAGATGATCATCAAAGTGTTGGAACCAGAGCCAAAACCTGAATCTGATAATCCTGCAAATAAGAAAAATGTGTCGTTCAAAACTCTTCCCATTTCGCTAACTTTCATCGTCCTGCTTACCTTCTCATTTCTGGGATTGCTTGTTCTTTAA